A stretch of the Saccharolobus caldissimus genome encodes the following:
- a CDS encoding serine protease → MKRIYIIFFVIALGLSIITASISLNHNKSIDPSSIYTLQPANLGNTQNYLINPVFPAHTIASQYGFVTEGNGRVFIGGLYESGNGYLAGAKGAAVVASMLAYQPLTEYDYYLYITSPSPINVGGAVKTDSATVLFLASMLNDQSSINKSMYFLGDVGLEGYMYSTGVVYQRVVQLYEGGIYYLVVPYMMALAEGNNFQMAEQFAKQHNITLMTAEDIPQMYEILTNQMLPKPSGYLDLQFNITSGYYSLSKIYSEYLSLANMNGVNQDILSTAEQYWSEAEALASSGNFTAFYIYPNPAISAITLLVNATHNTSILYTQVNEAVNDAYKTMNLWKLETAAEAEYLLQSNNVSLEVLANAWAGLSLSIKVGPTITPYGLYSGLYNMFVSDVYSAEYVNAITGTHIGNITLLTQIYDNPNVLYDYGFLANYYAKLAIALRDYYLNQLNQSSRQLIYQNIDSYMKNLTTILENAAAYYDGPSVVGYILIKAGETTGNLNLLYYSMAFIRFTMNTEQLTWYNAD, encoded by the coding sequence ATGAAAAGAATATATATAATATTCTTCGTGATAGCTCTAGGATTAAGTATCATAACTGCTTCTATAAGTCTAAACCATAATAAATCTATAGATCCCTCTAGTATTTATACCTTACAACCAGCGAATTTAGGAAATACTCAAAATTACCTAATTAACCCAGTTTTTCCTGCTCATACTATTGCTAGTCAGTACGGTTTCGTTACTGAAGGAAACGGGAGGGTTTTCATAGGAGGATTATATGAAAGTGGTAACGGATATTTAGCTGGAGCTAAAGGAGCAGCAGTAGTGGCATCGATGTTAGCATATCAACCTTTAACTGAGTACGATTATTACCTTTATATCACATCACCTTCTCCAATAAATGTAGGCGGCGCAGTAAAAACGGACTCAGCTACAGTGCTATTTCTTGCTTCTATGTTAAACGATCAATCTTCTATAAATAAATCAATGTACTTCCTAGGTGATGTTGGACTAGAAGGATATATGTATTCAACTGGTGTAGTTTATCAGAGGGTAGTTCAGTTATATGAGGGAGGAATATACTACCTAGTAGTACCCTACATGATGGCTTTAGCTGAAGGGAATAACTTTCAGATGGCAGAACAATTTGCTAAACAACATAATATTACTTTGATGACTGCAGAGGATATACCACAAATGTATGAAATACTGACTAATCAAATGTTACCTAAACCTTCTGGATATTTAGATCTACAATTTAATATTACTTCTGGATATTATTCTCTAAGCAAAATATATAGCGAATATTTATCTTTAGCAAATATGAATGGCGTAAATCAAGATATACTTTCTACCGCTGAACAATATTGGAGTGAGGCTGAGGCTCTAGCGTCAAGTGGAAACTTCACAGCATTCTATATCTATCCTAATCCTGCTATTTCAGCAATTACTTTACTTGTAAATGCTACGCATAATACTAGCATATTGTATACTCAAGTTAACGAAGCCGTTAATGATGCATATAAAACTATGAACTTATGGAAATTGGAGACTGCAGCTGAAGCCGAGTATTTATTGCAAAGTAATAATGTAAGTCTAGAGGTTTTAGCAAACGCGTGGGCTGGTTTGAGCTTAAGTATAAAAGTAGGGCCAACCATAACTCCTTACGGTCTTTATAGCGGATTATATAACATGTTTGTAAGCGATGTGTACTCAGCAGAATACGTTAATGCAATTACTGGTACTCATATAGGTAATATAACTTTATTAACACAAATCTATGATAACCCTAATGTATTATATGACTATGGATTCTTAGCTAATTACTATGCAAAATTAGCCATAGCATTAAGAGATTATTATCTAAATCAACTTAATCAGAGTAGTAGACAACTTATATATCAAAATATAGATAGCTATATGAAAAACTTAACTACAATTCTTGAAAACGCTGCTGCATATTATGATGGTCCTTCAGTAGTAGGGTATATATTAATAAAGGCTGGAGAGACTACAGGCAACTTAAATCTACTTTATTATTCAATGGCGTTTATAAGGTTTACGATGAACACAGAGCAATTAACATGGTATAACGCTGATTGA